In Acidobacteriota bacterium, one DNA window encodes the following:
- a CDS encoding acyl-CoA dehydrogenase family protein — MAEKKRIQVSEAESMEVAEASREKEWKQPSFMRELFLGNFRLDLIHPFPLPRNDDEERPEFRAFYQAIREFLRDEVDAVEIDATGEYPESVVDGLRKLGAFGMKIPKEYGGLGFTSAEYQKVMRLLGSVDGNLSALLSAHQSIGVPQPLKLFGSDALKKKYLPRCAKGEISAFALTESQVGSDPARMTTTAVKDNNGDYIISGEKLWCTNGTLAKLLVVMATDPATRKISAFVVETAWEGVKIEHRCHFMGLRALANAVISFKDVRVPAENLIGAEGRGLKIALTTLNDGRLSIPNGSVGTAKACLEICRTFAAEREQWGKPIGKHEAIAHKLADMASYTYAMESVAALATEMADRGGYDIRLEAAAAKEWNTFHTWRIVDETMQIRGGRGYETEKSLIARGEEAAGVERVMRDYRINKIFEGSSEIMHLFMAREAVDKHLQVAGDLIDPKKSVAEKAAALPNMGAFYGTWYPTRWLGWGHYPRYEEFGRLAGHLRFVERSSRKLARQVFHGMVVHQAKLQNKQAFLFRLVDIANELFAMAASVCRAQALSQQASRDARNAIELADLFCRTSRRQIKQLFRDLWSNDDSRKYSVAMRVLKGHHKWIEEGIIRFRERQELEAKKARSAAKPRLAPVKAEKAG; from the coding sequence ATGGCAGAGAAGAAGCGCATTCAGGTCAGCGAAGCGGAGTCGATGGAGGTTGCCGAAGCTTCGCGGGAGAAAGAGTGGAAGCAGCCCAGCTTCATGCGAGAGCTGTTTCTCGGCAACTTTCGCCTCGACTTGATCCACCCCTTCCCGCTGCCGCGCAATGACGACGAGGAGCGCCCCGAGTTCCGCGCCTTCTACCAGGCGATTCGCGAGTTCCTGCGCGACGAGGTCGATGCCGTCGAGATCGACGCCACCGGCGAGTATCCGGAGAGCGTCGTCGATGGTCTGCGCAAGCTCGGCGCCTTCGGGATGAAGATTCCCAAGGAGTACGGCGGCCTCGGCTTCACGTCGGCCGAGTACCAGAAGGTGATGCGCCTGCTGGGCAGCGTCGACGGCAACCTCTCGGCCCTGCTCTCGGCGCACCAGTCGATCGGCGTGCCCCAGCCGCTCAAGCTCTTCGGCAGTGACGCGCTGAAGAAGAAGTACCTGCCGCGTTGTGCCAAGGGCGAGATTTCGGCCTTCGCCCTCACCGAGTCTCAGGTGGGTTCCGATCCGGCCCGCATGACCACCACCGCGGTCAAGGACAACAACGGCGACTACATCATCAGCGGTGAGAAGCTGTGGTGCACCAACGGCACCCTCGCCAAGCTGCTGGTGGTGATGGCGACGGACCCGGCGACTCGCAAGATCAGCGCCTTCGTGGTCGAGACCGCCTGGGAAGGCGTCAAGATCGAGCATCGCTGTCACTTCATGGGTCTGCGCGCTCTGGCCAATGCCGTGATCAGCTTCAAGGACGTGCGGGTGCCGGCCGAGAACCTGATCGGCGCCGAGGGCCGCGGTCTCAAGATCGCCCTCACCACCCTCAACGATGGTCGTCTGTCGATCCCCAACGGCTCCGTCGGCACCGCCAAGGCCTGTCTCGAAATCTGCCGCACCTTCGCCGCCGAGCGCGAGCAGTGGGGTAAGCCGATCGGCAAGCACGAGGCCATCGCCCACAAGCTCGCCGACATGGCTTCCTACACCTATGCCATGGAGTCGGTGGCCGCTTTGGCGACGGAGATGGCCGACCGCGGCGGTTACGACATCCGCCTCGAAGCTGCCGCCGCCAAGGAATGGAACACCTTCCACACCTGGCGCATCGTCGACGAGACGATGCAGATCCGCGGTGGTCGCGGCTACGAGACCGAGAAGTCCCTGATCGCCCGCGGTGAGGAGGCGGCCGGTGTCGAGCGGGTGATGCGTGACTACCGCATCAACAAGATCTTCGAGGGTTCGAGCGAGATCATGCATCTCTTCATGGCCCGCGAGGCGGTGGACAAGCACCTGCAGGTCGCCGGTGACTTGATCGATCCCAAGAAGAGCGTCGCCGAGAAAGCGGCGGCATTGCCCAACATGGGCGCCTTCTACGGCACCTGGTACCCGACCCGTTGGCTGGGCTGGGGCCACTACCCGCGCTACGAGGAGTTCGGCCGCCTCGCCGGCCACCTGCGCTTCGTCGAGCGCAGCTCGCGCAAGCTCGCCCGCCAGGTCTTCCACGGCATGGTGGTGCACCAGGCCAAGCTGCAGAACAAGCAGGCCTTCCTGTTCCGCCTGGTCGACATCGCCAACGAGCTCTTCGCGATGGCGGCGTCGGTGTGCCGGGCCCAGGCCCTGTCGCAGCAGGCGAGCCGCGATGCACGCAACGCCATCGAGCTGGCGGATCTCTTCTGCCGCACCTCGCGGCGCCAGATCAAGCAGCTCTTCCGCGACCTGTGGTCGAACGACGATAGCCGCAAGTACTCGGTCGCCATGCGGGTGCTGAAGGGCCATCACAAGTGGATCGAGGAAGGCATCATTCGCTTCCGCGAGCGCCAGGAGCTGGAGGCCAAGAAGGCGCGCTCCGCGGCCAAGCCGCGGCTGGCGCCGGTGAAGGCCGAGAAAGCCGGCTAG
- a CDS encoding EamA family transporter: protein MNRLAVAVLVLIWGTTWAAIRIGLEGTPPFTGVALRFALAGAVLLAMVPLFRVRLGQSRREVALWALNGLLSFSLSYGIVYWAEQRISSGLAAVLFATFPLFVAAFSHFWLPGERLTARSLSGTLIGFAGVAVIFSEDLSRLAEPVGEVGALGGGIAAAAGLFLVSPLVSAFANVATKRWGKGLHPLSITAVPMLLTGAVMGTLAALVEGDREMIWDVSSVGAILYLAIFGSAVTFSVYFWLLGRMPATRLSLITYAVPVVAVVTGTLFLEETLTVRVGIGAALVILGVALAVWKKEDERS, encoded by the coding sequence ATGAATCGACTGGCGGTCGCGGTGTTGGTGTTGATCTGGGGGACCACCTGGGCGGCGATCCGCATCGGCCTCGAGGGCACGCCCCCCTTTACCGGCGTGGCGCTGCGCTTCGCTCTTGCGGGAGCTGTCCTGCTGGCGATGGTGCCGCTGTTCCGCGTTCGCCTCGGCCAGAGTCGTCGCGAGGTCGCCCTGTGGGCCCTCAACGGCCTGCTCTCTTTCTCCCTCTCCTACGGCATCGTCTACTGGGCCGAGCAGCGCATCTCGTCCGGCCTGGCCGCTGTCCTGTTCGCGACTTTTCCGCTGTTCGTCGCCGCCTTCAGTCACTTCTGGCTGCCCGGTGAGCGCCTGACGGCGCGCTCCCTGAGCGGCACCCTGATCGGCTTCGCTGGGGTGGCGGTGATCTTCTCCGAGGACCTCAGCCGCCTCGCCGAGCCGGTCGGCGAGGTCGGCGCCTTGGGTGGCGGGATCGCGGCGGCGGCCGGCCTGTTCCTGGTCTCGCCGCTGGTCTCGGCCTTCGCCAATGTCGCCACCAAACGCTGGGGGAAGGGCCTCCATCCGCTCTCCATCACGGCGGTGCCGATGCTGCTGACCGGTGCCGTGATGGGCACCCTGGCGGCCCTCGTCGAGGGCGATCGGGAAATGATCTGGGACGTCTCGTCGGTGGGCGCCATCCTCTACCTGGCGATCTTCGGCTCGGCGGTGACCTTTTCGGTCTACTTCTGGCTTCTCGGCCGCATGCCGGCGACTCGTCTCTCCCTGATCACCTATGCGGTGCCGGTGGTGGCGGTGGTCACCGGCACCCTGTTTCTCGAAGAAACCCTGACCGTTCGGGTGGGAATCGGGGCGGCTTTGGTGATCCTCGGGGTGGCCCTGGCGGTGTGGAAGAAAGAGGACGAACGTTCGTAA
- the asnS gene encoding asparagine--tRNA ligase yields MADRLPTPSIRSLADFDGQHVYLRGWIQKKRSSGKIGFLQIRDGSGVVQCVASKADLSDSGWEDVVASTQESTVELRGRVKADPRAPGGVEVQLTDFSVLQISEPFPITPKEHGTAFLMEHRHLWLRSSKQRAVLRVRSEVCQAIRDFFYRREFTLIDSPILTPAACEGTSTLFETDYFGDQAFLSQSGQLYLEPAAAALGKVYCFGPTFRAEKSKTRRHLMEFWMVEPEVAFLEFDGLCELAEEFVCELVGRVLERCQEDLEVLERDPAALERIIPPFPRITYREALEILRKQGHELEFGDDFGGDDETVLANHFDRPVMVSRFPTVMKAFYMEPDPEDPEVVLGLDLLAPEGYGEIIGGSQRIHDHDLLLERIQQHDLPVEAFQWYLDVRKYGGFPHSGFGMGIERFVAWMCGVPHLRETIPYPRMLYRIYP; encoded by the coding sequence ATGGCTGACCGACTCCCCACTCCGAGTATTCGATCCCTCGCCGATTTCGATGGCCAGCACGTCTATCTGCGTGGCTGGATTCAGAAGAAGCGGTCGAGCGGCAAGATTGGCTTTCTCCAGATCCGCGACGGCAGCGGCGTGGTGCAGTGTGTTGCCAGCAAGGCCGATCTCTCGGACTCCGGTTGGGAAGACGTGGTGGCTTCGACTCAGGAGTCGACGGTCGAGCTGCGTGGCAGGGTCAAGGCCGACCCGCGGGCGCCCGGGGGGGTCGAGGTTCAGCTCACCGATTTTTCGGTGCTGCAGATCAGCGAGCCCTTTCCGATCACCCCCAAGGAGCACGGCACCGCCTTCCTGATGGAGCATCGCCACCTCTGGCTGCGCTCCAGCAAGCAGCGCGCCGTGCTGCGTGTGCGCAGCGAGGTCTGCCAGGCGATTCGTGACTTCTTCTACCGGCGCGAGTTCACGCTCATCGACTCGCCGATCCTGACGCCGGCGGCTTGCGAGGGCACCTCGACCCTCTTCGAGACCGACTACTTCGGCGACCAGGCCTTCCTCAGCCAGTCGGGGCAGCTCTACCTCGAGCCCGCCGCCGCCGCCCTCGGCAAGGTCTACTGTTTCGGACCGACCTTTCGGGCCGAGAAGTCGAAGACCCGCCGCCATCTGATGGAGTTTTGGATGGTCGAGCCGGAGGTCGCCTTCCTCGAGTTCGATGGCCTCTGCGAGCTCGCCGAGGAGTTCGTCTGTGAGCTCGTCGGGCGAGTGCTCGAGCGCTGTCAGGAAGATCTCGAGGTGCTGGAGCGGGACCCCGCCGCCCTCGAACGCATCATTCCGCCGTTCCCGCGCATCACCTACCGCGAAGCTCTCGAGATCCTGCGCAAGCAGGGCCACGAGCTCGAGTTCGGCGACGATTTCGGTGGCGACGACGAAACCGTTCTCGCCAACCACTTCGACCGTCCGGTGATGGTGAGTCGCTTCCCGACGGTGATGAAGGCGTTTTATATGGAGCCCGACCCGGAGGATCCGGAAGTGGTGCTGGGTCTCGACCTGCTCGCTCCTGAAGGCTACGGCGAGATCATCGGCGGCAGTCAGCGTATCCACGATCACGACCTGCTGCTCGAGCGCATTCAGCAGCACGACCTGCCCGTCGAGGCCTTCCAGTGGTACCTCGACGTCCGCAAGTACGGTGGCTTCCCCCATTCCGGCTTCGGTATGGGAATCGAGCGTTTCGTTGCCTGGATGTGCGGAGTCCCTCACCTTCGTGAGACAATTCCGTATCCTCGAATGCTCTACCGCATTTATCCGTAG
- the rnc gene encoding ribonuclease III: MRTDDDLSGTDAVTRPPREEARVRFGRRLSPLEEQLGYRFRQPELIELAITHRSHANERGFSGNYERLEFLGDAVLGMVTADWLYRTLPDVPEGELSKLKSYLVSRPVLARRARFLGLGELMRLGVGEERSGGRSKDSLLADCMEAVLGAIYLDGGLEPVARLIRELLEDAMRFRRDRALIDAKTRLQELAQAEGWALPDYRLIEETGPDHSKTFTFECRLNGDRVGVGSGRSKKVAEQAAAAAALEIIEGPHALS, translated from the coding sequence ATGAGAACCGACGATGATCTTTCCGGGACCGATGCCGTCACTCGCCCCCCTCGCGAGGAGGCGCGGGTGAGGTTCGGTCGCCGCTTGAGCCCGCTCGAGGAGCAGCTCGGCTATCGCTTCCGCCAGCCGGAGCTGATCGAGCTGGCGATCACCCATCGCTCCCACGCCAACGAGCGCGGCTTCTCGGGCAATTACGAGCGTCTCGAGTTCCTGGGCGATGCCGTCCTCGGCATGGTGACCGCCGACTGGCTCTATCGCACTCTGCCGGACGTTCCCGAGGGTGAGCTCTCCAAGCTCAAGAGCTACCTGGTGTCGCGGCCGGTGCTGGCGCGCCGGGCGCGCTTCCTCGGCCTCGGCGAGCTGATGCGACTGGGAGTCGGTGAGGAACGCTCCGGAGGCCGTTCGAAGGACTCCCTTCTGGCCGACTGCATGGAAGCGGTTCTCGGCGCGATTTACCTCGATGGTGGCCTCGAGCCGGTGGCGCGATTGATTCGCGAGCTGCTCGAAGACGCCATGCGCTTCCGCCGCGACCGTGCCCTGATCGACGCCAAGACGCGGCTTCAGGAGCTCGCCCAGGCGGAGGGTTGGGCCCTGCCCGACTACCGCCTGATCGAAGAGACGGGCCCCGACCACTCGAAGACCTTCACCTTCGAATGCCGCCTCAACGGCGATCGCGTCGGCGTCGGCTCCGGTCGGAGCAAGAAGGTCGCCGAGCAGGCCGCCGCGGCCGCCGCCCTCGAGATCATCGAGGGTCCCCACGCCCTCTCCTAG
- the mutL gene encoding DNA mismatch repair endonuclease MutL — MPKIRLLSDHLVSQIAAGEVVERPASVVKELVENSLDAQAREVRIELEAGGKRRILVADDGIGMGRDDALLAFDRHATSKIDSFEDLQQVATLGFRGEALASIAAVARVELTTAEEPGDGHRVRIEGGRIKVAEPAARARGTTLEIASLFFNVPARRKFLKAPATELRRVVEVVQGYALARPDVKFSLQHQGRALLEAPPVKNSSTLEGARERIAQVFGRPFAGELTPLPAGADGIEGLVGKASTSRGRRLFVFVNRRLIRDRSVLATFYRAVRDEWKNEDYPSLFLFLDVPPEDVDVNVHPQKAEVRFRELSVLDRLYGRLREGLAAARGEEAAPLRSPVRPPAPAAWQGLGERPRVAPGGAKGVWPPQEDWKVRRADGVAAPPAPYGEGTKASPGPPAANAEERLATPSYTPEKRPVVPLSGRSGEERPFRLLGQYKGTLILLEGPDGLYLIDQHVAHERILYERLKLAMERESTPSQALLTPPVLELSPAEDLRLGEMQPGLEGCGFEVARLSGRSAALAAVPAVLSPDEAEDLLRTLLGESDEGGTGPEALRRRILEALAASRACKAAVKMHHPLSATEMEALVAELFVCENPYACPHGRPVVLEMTDSDLERRFKRR; from the coding sequence ATGCCCAAGATTCGTTTGCTGTCCGACCACCTGGTCAGCCAGATTGCGGCCGGGGAGGTGGTGGAGCGTCCGGCGTCGGTGGTCAAGGAGCTGGTGGAGAACTCCCTCGACGCCCAGGCGCGGGAGGTGCGCATCGAGCTCGAGGCGGGTGGCAAACGGCGCATTCTGGTGGCCGACGATGGCATCGGCATGGGGCGCGACGACGCTCTGCTGGCCTTCGATCGCCACGCCACCAGCAAGATCGACAGCTTCGAAGACCTGCAGCAGGTGGCGACGCTGGGCTTCCGGGGTGAGGCTTTGGCCTCCATCGCGGCCGTTGCCCGGGTCGAGCTGACCACCGCCGAGGAGCCCGGGGACGGCCATCGGGTGCGCATCGAGGGTGGTCGCATCAAGGTGGCGGAGCCGGCCGCCCGGGCGCGCGGCACGACCCTCGAGATCGCCTCTTTGTTCTTCAATGTGCCGGCGCGGCGCAAGTTCCTCAAGGCGCCGGCGACGGAGCTGCGGCGGGTGGTCGAGGTGGTGCAGGGCTATGCCCTCGCCCGGCCGGACGTGAAGTTCTCGCTGCAGCACCAGGGGCGCGCTCTGCTCGAGGCGCCGCCGGTCAAGAACAGCAGCACCTTGGAGGGCGCTCGTGAGCGCATCGCCCAGGTCTTCGGACGCCCCTTCGCCGGTGAGCTGACGCCGTTGCCGGCCGGCGCCGACGGCATCGAGGGGTTGGTGGGCAAGGCGTCGACTTCCCGCGGTCGGCGCCTCTTCGTGTTCGTCAATCGGCGCCTGATTCGGGATCGCTCGGTGCTGGCGACCTTTTACCGCGCCGTCCGCGACGAGTGGAAGAACGAGGACTACCCGTCCCTCTTCCTGTTCCTCGACGTCCCGCCGGAGGACGTCGACGTCAACGTCCACCCCCAAAAGGCCGAGGTGCGGTTCCGCGAGCTGTCGGTGCTCGACCGTCTCTACGGACGGCTGCGCGAGGGGTTGGCGGCGGCTCGCGGCGAGGAGGCGGCGCCGCTGCGTTCGCCGGTTCGACCGCCGGCACCGGCGGCCTGGCAGGGGCTCGGCGAGCGCCCGCGGGTGGCGCCGGGCGGGGCGAAGGGCGTCTGGCCTCCCCAGGAGGACTGGAAAGTGCGCCGGGCCGATGGCGTGGCCGCGCCGCCGGCCCCCTACGGCGAGGGAACGAAAGCATCCCCGGGGCCGCCGGCGGCGAACGCCGAAGAGCGTTTGGCCACCCCCAGCTACACCCCGGAAAAGCGTCCGGTGGTACCCCTCTCCGGCCGCTCCGGTGAGGAACGCCCCTTTCGCCTCCTCGGCCAGTACAAGGGCACGCTCATCCTGCTCGAGGGTCCCGACGGCCTCTACCTGATCGATCAGCACGTCGCCCACGAGCGCATCCTCTACGAGCGCCTCAAGCTGGCGATGGAACGGGAGTCGACCCCCAGCCAGGCGCTGTTGACGCCTCCGGTGCTCGAGCTCTCGCCGGCGGAAGATCTGCGCCTCGGCGAGATGCAGCCGGGTCTCGAGGGGTGCGGATTCGAGGTCGCCCGCCTCTCCGGGCGTAGCGCCGCCTTGGCGGCGGTTCCGGCGGTGCTGTCGCCGGACGAGGCCGAGGACCTGCTGCGCACCCTGCTCGGGGAGAGCGACGAAGGCGGCACCGGGCCGGAGGCTCTGCGTCGCCGGATCCTCGAAGCGCTGGCAGCGAGCCGGGCGTGCAAAGCGGCGGTCAAGATGCATCACCCCCTGTCGGCCACCGAGATGGAAGCCTTGGTGGCGGAGCTCTTTGTCTGCGAGAATCCATACGCCTGCCCTCACGGCCGGCCGGTTGTTCTGGAGATGACCGACTCGGATCTCGAGCGGCGTTTCAAGAGGCGATGA
- a CDS encoding ECF-type sigma factor: MTAPDDNTDRLFQETYGQLRRLAQYRLQGERREHTLQATDLVHEAYMALVDQGITWRDRHHFLRTAARAMRRVLVDWARHRGYQKRGGERQRVTLAEGHALDFPGLPEVLDLDLALRRLEGFDGRKARLVELRLFAGMTIEEAAPALGISTATVSREWRAARAWLAKLLQSAPDSALGEA; encoded by the coding sequence TTGACTGCACCCGACGACAACACCGACCGCCTGTTTCAAGAGACCTACGGCCAGCTCCGGCGCTTGGCCCAGTACCGCCTGCAGGGCGAGCGACGCGAGCACACCCTGCAGGCCACCGATCTGGTCCACGAGGCCTACATGGCCCTGGTCGACCAGGGAATCACCTGGCGAGACCGTCACCACTTCCTGCGCACCGCCGCCCGCGCCATGCGCCGCGTGCTGGTCGACTGGGCCCGCCACCGGGGCTACCAGAAGCGCGGTGGGGAACGCCAGCGGGTGACCCTGGCGGAAGGCCACGCCCTCGACTTTCCGGGGCTGCCCGAAGTCCTCGACCTCGACCTCGCCCTCCGCCGCCTCGAAGGCTTCGATGGCCGCAAGGCTCGGCTGGTCGAGCTGCGCCTGTTCGCCGGCATGACCATCGAGGAGGCCGCTCCCGCCCTCGGAATCTCGACAGCGACCGTCAGCCGCGAGTGGCGCGCGGCGCGGGCCTGGCTGGCCAAGCTTCTCCAATCCGCTCCGGACAGCGCCCTGGGAGAAGCGTGA
- a CDS encoding serine/threonine-protein kinase yields MSPLPRDLERWRRADQILQACLPCDPRQRQEILDSSCADDPELRQQVESLLALDAHSHPLLDPTAGLDLELPPPLAAGDHVGPWRLGRILGEGAAALVFEAFRDDHSYQRKVAIKVSKQALLAPVARERFRAECQILARLEHPAIARLYDVGLTPQGLPFLVLEHVAGEPLDQWCRRQQPSRTARLRLFGKVCRAVDFAHRNLVIHRDLKPSNILVRNDQQPVLLDFGIARLTAEDDAQRLTHTGSAPMTPRYASPEQVRGREVSTASDVYSLGLVLCELLTGRLPQGAIGRLDEEPKATTASRLAGKATASLAPAELRGDLDTIVAKALAPEPEQRYPSAGQLADDLDRHLDKQPILARAPTFGYLFRRFVARHRWATAAALLFLGLLASFAGSMAIAANRLAHERDRTAAEAATAQQVVHFLGGLFEGAEPAFHQGRDVTARELLDRGAARWQGDAAEHPSEVQEALSQAIGKAYLELSVLPEARRFLTVAEEASDDTASVDTLLLLGRLEWIEGNYEAARQHAAQALRLIPEGAPLKRAQALALQARSAGIAGDLDAAADQLAAALESLAPNPDAHPALAATIYREQASVALYRGEMEGAGDLARRAIELSTRAHGPLHPEVFDGRRLLAAQIAMTGDRAPEGPSHRLLEELLADQQRLFGKQHQQMAWTLNDLGASFIQRADLAGAEQAFRQSREMQQGLGLDDHLLQAVTDAGLGDALWRQGKSRAAIAPFERALAGARRKVEAGSYNLTYPLVFLAQALADAGRCAEAEPLLVEAGDILGRVMTDINFLQIKTRWLLGYTHHCLGRKEKGEALMHQSLADLVTAELDQRPNLSREIEHWRQVVAGEATGTNFGR; encoded by the coding sequence ATGAGCCCGCTCCCCCGAGATCTCGAGCGCTGGCGCCGCGCCGACCAGATCCTGCAGGCTTGCCTGCCCTGCGACCCCCGGCAACGGCAGGAGATTCTCGACTCCTCTTGCGCCGACGACCCAGAGCTCCGCCAGCAGGTCGAGTCTCTTCTCGCCCTCGACGCCCACAGCCATCCCCTGCTCGATCCCACCGCCGGCCTCGACCTCGAGCTGCCGCCTCCCTTGGCCGCCGGCGACCACGTCGGGCCCTGGCGCCTCGGGAGAATCCTCGGCGAGGGCGCCGCCGCGTTGGTCTTCGAGGCTTTTCGGGACGACCACTCTTACCAGCGCAAGGTGGCGATCAAGGTCTCCAAGCAAGCCCTCCTCGCACCCGTCGCCCGCGAGCGTTTTCGCGCCGAATGCCAGATTCTGGCGCGCCTCGAGCATCCCGCCATCGCCCGCCTCTACGACGTCGGCCTGACACCCCAGGGCCTGCCCTTCCTCGTCCTCGAGCACGTCGCCGGAGAGCCCTTGGATCAGTGGTGCCGGCGCCAGCAACCGAGTCGCACCGCAAGGCTCAGGCTCTTCGGCAAGGTCTGTCGAGCCGTCGACTTCGCGCACCGCAATCTGGTCATCCACCGGGATCTCAAGCCCTCGAACATCCTGGTCCGGAATGACCAGCAGCCGGTGCTCCTCGACTTCGGCATCGCCCGCCTGACGGCGGAGGACGACGCCCAGCGGCTGACACACACCGGGTCCGCTCCGATGACCCCGCGGTACGCCAGCCCGGAACAGGTCCGGGGTCGAGAGGTCAGCACGGCGAGTGACGTCTACTCCCTCGGTCTCGTCCTCTGCGAGCTGCTCACTGGCCGCCTGCCGCAAGGCGCCATCGGACGACTAGACGAAGAGCCGAAGGCAACCACCGCCAGCCGACTGGCCGGGAAAGCCACCGCCAGCCTGGCGCCGGCGGAGCTCCGGGGAGACCTCGACACCATCGTCGCCAAAGCCCTCGCTCCAGAGCCGGAACAGCGCTACCCCTCTGCCGGTCAGCTCGCCGATGACCTCGACCGCCACCTCGACAAGCAACCGATCCTGGCGCGAGCCCCCACCTTCGGCTACTTGTTCCGGCGATTCGTCGCCCGCCACCGGTGGGCCACCGCCGCTGCCCTGCTCTTCCTCGGGTTGCTGGCGTCCTTCGCCGGCAGCATGGCCATCGCTGCCAACCGATTGGCGCACGAACGCGACCGCACCGCCGCCGAGGCCGCTACCGCCCAACAGGTGGTGCACTTCCTGGGCGGCCTCTTCGAAGGCGCCGAGCCGGCCTTTCATCAGGGCCGCGACGTCACCGCTCGGGAGCTCCTCGACCGCGGCGCGGCCCGCTGGCAGGGTGACGCCGCGGAGCACCCTTCGGAGGTCCAGGAAGCCCTCTCCCAGGCCATCGGCAAGGCTTACCTCGAGCTCTCGGTCTTGCCCGAGGCACGGCGCTTCCTCACCGTCGCCGAGGAAGCCTCCGACGACACCGCCTCGGTCGACACGCTGCTCCTCCTCGGGCGCCTCGAGTGGATCGAAGGCAACTACGAAGCGGCGCGCCAGCACGCCGCCCAAGCCCTCCGGCTCATCCCCGAAGGCGCCCCGTTGAAACGAGCCCAAGCGCTCGCCTTGCAAGCCCGCAGTGCCGGCATCGCCGGCGACCTCGATGCCGCCGCCGATCAGCTCGCAGCAGCCCTCGAGTCTCTGGCGCCCAATCCCGACGCCCACCCCGCTCTGGCGGCCACGATCTACCGCGAGCAGGCCTCGGTGGCCCTTTACCGCGGCGAGATGGAAGGCGCCGGCGATCTCGCCCGCCGCGCCATCGAGCTGTCGACCCGCGCCCATGGCCCCCTCCACCCGGAAGTATTCGATGGCCGCCGGCTCCTTGCGGCTCAGATTGCGATGACCGGAGACCGAGCGCCCGAAGGACCAAGTCACCGACTGCTCGAGGAGCTGCTCGCCGACCAGCAGCGGCTCTTCGGAAAGCAGCATCAGCAGATGGCCTGGACCCTCAACGATCTCGGCGCCAGCTTCATCCAACGCGCGGACCTCGCCGGTGCCGAGCAAGCCTTTCGCCAGTCTCGCGAGATGCAGCAAGGCCTCGGCCTCGACGACCACCTGCTGCAGGCGGTCACCGACGCCGGCCTCGGCGATGCCCTTTGGCGGCAAGGCAAGAGCCGGGCCGCCATCGCCCCCTTCGAGCGCGCCCTCGCCGGCGCCCGCCGGAAGGTCGAGGCCGGCTCCTACAACCTCACCTATCCGCTGGTCTTTCTCGCTCAGGCATTGGCCGACGCAGGCCGCTGCGCCGAAGCCGAGCCGCTACTGGTCGAAGCCGGCGACATCCTCGGCCGGGTGATGACCGACATCAACTTCCTGCAGATCAAGACCCGCTGGCTGCTGGGCTACACCCACCACTGCCTGGGCCGCAAGGAAAAAGGCGAGGCCCTGATGCATCAGAGCCTCGCCGATCTGGTCACCGCCGAGCTCGATCAACGCCCCAACCTGAGCAGAGAGATCGAGCACTGGCGGCAGGTGGTGGCGGGCGAAGCGACGGGGACGAACTTCGGACGTTGA